A window of the Raphanus sativus cultivar WK10039 unplaced genomic scaffold, ASM80110v3 Scaffold1434, whole genome shotgun sequence genome harbors these coding sequences:
- the LOC130504224 gene encoding meiosis-specific protein ASY2-like yields MVIGAEAGAALSVRAFEELVSVKINRGLLSLKIRPNYNVVTGYPTKTNDWQRSYFYVKSDRSAFEEPLKTGYRVLWNNEFVPHSNTAEYEEDFLESARIVASQKQDFWENFSYRRIRRSIDRIKQQVWRSDTVPLITKKSKRIDLFTKAEQIEINRARAMRELPDLSLVVGKQAGFMEPDQSSNANSSDPGEPRAAESDGAQLMRKTGSKRKEREDISSEEKQAEETSTGAGAGSEKKRARKDPVEVRPSSVERGELQALEPSNNSRDDVLPDPSLDGGQADDHQGTSSKVKKKSKKNKKRAGESSGHEVAPSTEKETVEAPTTAVSLPKAAVREDARGSNRSSPKAQEGKAVPKNLQGFCPDKVDFIFKRDTPLVCNERDCARFVRQVRGSREHLPLVKDLVFQDDYTAAAGSSVKSQGDWNEVVRKYDKELKRTYSVIDRQRHNTKEATVALEVMLKKKDDAVIAEAAMRDELFQKEAAMNKELKRARELVKALEKEKTTLANEKKTLEEEKAAAALEHSKEMDRLRESRRYEVTHERIRVMAAMHGKAAARFQRIRDRESRRDNFEDARCMLGQARGMRRCLEGMKAAGRNISQGDIDIYAGQEKHYDAEVKRLIVDDLLEKDLSLSPLVLESRFVIQEMMDKIDKFGSNMDLLDSEAAKTLRTPLRAPGDRSEEPSKSLLDTVQSPARSDAVLPGQEVALKDPSVAEETNKSAPDEPISNTLVNISDSPSFEDADSGASEGHLEGADSGASEEHPKEDLPALD; encoded by the exons ATGGTGATTGGGGCGGAAGCTGGCGCTGCTCTCAGTGTCCGAGCATTTGAGGAGCTGGTCTCGGTGAAGATTAATCGAGGCCTGTTATCACTGAAGATACGCCCGAACTATAATGTGGTAACGGGCTATCCGACCAAGACGAACGATTGGCAGCGATCGTACTTCTATGTTAAATCCGATCGCTCGGCTTTCGAGGAGCCGCTGAAGACCGGTTACCGTGTTCTTTGGAACAACGAATTTG TTCCTCACTCGAATACCGCGGAGTACGAAGAAGATTTCTTGGAGAGTGCTCGGATTGTCGCGTCCCAGAAACAGGACTTTTGGGAGAACTTCTCGTACAGGAGGATTCGTAGGTCGATTGATCGGATCAAGCAGC AGGTTTGGCGTTCGGACACCGTTCCTCTCATCACCAAGAAGTCGAAGAGAATCGACTTGTTCACCAAAGCCGAGCAGATTGAAATTAACCGAGCCAGAGCTATGAGGGAATTACCGGATCTAAGTTTGGTGGTTGGGAAGCAAGCCGGGTTCATGGAACCGGACCAAAGCTCTAACGCAAACTCCTCCGATCCCGGGGAGCCGAGAGCGGCTGAGTCGGATGGGGCTCAGCTCATGAGAAAGACGGGGAGCAAGAGGAAGGAGAGGGAAGACATTTCTTCCGAGGAGAAGCAAGCCGAGGAGACTTCCACCGGTGCGGGCGCCGGATCGGAGAAGAAGCGGGCGCGCAAGGATCCCGTTGAGGTTCGGCCTTCCTCTGTGGAGAGAGGGGAGCTCCAGGCCTTGGAGCCTAGCAACAATTCTCGAGACGACGTTCTCCCGGATCCGTCTCTCGATGGTGGTCAGGCGGATGATCATCAGGGGACTTCTTCTAAGGTGAAGAAGAAGTCGAAAAAGAATAAGAAGAGAGCCGGCGAATCCTCGGGGCATGAGGTAGCGCCCAGTACGGAAAAGGAAACCGTGGAGGCTCCGACCACCGCCGTTTCCCTCCCAAAGGCGGCGGTTCGTGAAGATGCCCGGGGATCGAACAGGTCCTCTCCGAAGGCTCAGGAGGGTAAGGCTGTGCCGAAGAACCTGCAAGGGTTTTGCCCGGACAAAGTGGACTTCATTTTCAAACGGGACACTCCTCTCGTTTGTAACGAGAGAGATTGCGCTCGTTTCGTCCGCCAAGTCCGGGGAAGTAGGGAGCATCTCCCACTCGTCAAAGACTTAGTTTTCCAAGACGACTACACCGCTGCTGCCGGTTCCTCGGTTAAG AGCCAAGGTGACTGGAACGAGGTCGTCCGCAAATACGACAAGGAGCTGAAGAGGACCTATAGTGTGATTGATAGGCAACGGCACAACACCAAGGAGGCGACTGTCGCCTTAGAGGTCATGCTGAAGAAGAAGGACGACGCGGTTATTGCAGAAGCGGCCATGAGGGATGAACTCTTTCAGAAAGAGGCGGCTATGAACAAGGAGCTGAAGCGAGCCCGGGAGTTGGTTAAAGCGCTCGAGAAAGAGAAAACCACGCTGGCAAACGAGAAGAAGACCCTCGAGGAAGAGAAGGCGGCTGCTGCCTTAGAGCATTCCAAGGAGATGGATCGTCTCCGAGAGTCGCGCCGTTATGAGGTTACTCACGAACGGATCCGAGTAATGGCGGCGATGCATGGGAAAGCCGCCGCTCGCTTCCAGAGGATCCGGGATCGGGAGTCCCGTCGCGATAACTTTGAGGATGCGAGATGCATGCTCGGCCAGGCTCGGGGGATGAGACGTTGCCTCGAAGGAATGAAAGCGGCAGGTAGAAACATCTCTCAGGGAGATATTGATATCTACGCCGGGCAAGAGAAGCATTATGATGCGGAGGTGAAGCGTTTGATCGTAGATGATCTTCTCGAGAAGGACCTCTCTTTATCTCCTCTCGTGCTCGAGTCGAGGTTCGTTATCCAGGAGATGATGGATAAAATCGACAAATTTGGGTCGAACATGGACTTGCTCGACTCCGAGGCCGCCAAGACGCTTCGCACTCCCCTCAGAGCACCAGGAGATCGATCCGAAGAGCCGTCGAAGAGCCTTCTCGACACCGTTCAGTCGCCAGCTCGCTCTGATGCTGTTCTCCCGGGTCAAGAAGTTGCCCTTAAGGACCCTTCCGTGGCTGAGGAGACAAACAAGTCAGCTCCCGACGAACCGATCTCCAACACGCTGGTCAATATCTCCGACTCGCCGTCATTCGAGGATGCGGATTCTGGCGCGAGTGAAGGACATCTCGAGGGGGCGGACTCTGGCGCGAGCGAAGAACATCCCAAGGAGGATCTTCCTGCCTTGGATTAG